The Hemibagrus wyckioides isolate EC202008001 linkage group LG15, SWU_Hwy_1.0, whole genome shotgun sequence genome window below encodes:
- the prim1 gene encoding DNA primase small subunit encodes MLTTDYDPACLPDLLPLYYRRLFPYSQYFRWLSYGGVSKNYFQNREFSFTLKDDIYVRYQSFSTQSDLEKEMQKMNPYKIDIGAVYSHRPSQHNTVKSGTFQALEKELVFDIDMTDYDDVRSCCSAADICSKCWTLMTIAIRILDRALREDFGFHHLLWVYSGRRGVHCWVCDEAARKLSVAARSAVAEYLSLVKGGEETVKKVVLSDPIHPFISQSLHVVEHYFPQYALVEQDLLGSKASVDKVLSLLPEDVRKELLNTYQTEKNPVKRWEHLRSAAHQKRTTSKKGAQYFDKEIMLQYCYPRLDVNVSKGVNHLLKSPFSVHPKTGRISVPIDLKNLDKFDPFEVPTISLICEELDKPLANEEEDIKDKENETEPGERRRIRDYKQTSLAKYVKLFDHFLDAMGRSRKGEMLKKSDLQKEF; translated from the exons TGTCCAAGAACTACTTCCAGAACCGTGAATTCTCCTTCACTCTCAAGGATGACATTTATGTTCGGTACCAGTCGTTCAGCACCCAGAGTGACCTGGAGAAGGAGATGCAGAAAATGAACCCGTATAAGATCGACATCGGTGCAGTTTACAGCCACAGG CCCagtcaacacaacacagtgaagTCTGGAACGTTTCAAGCCCTGGAGAAGGAGCTGGTGTTTGATATCGACATGACCGACTATGATGATGTCAGAAGCTGCTGCAG tgCTGCAGATATTTGCTCCAAGTGTTGGACTCTGATGACCATCGCCATTCGTATTCTGGATCGGGCGCTGAGAG AGGACTTTGGCTTCCATCACCTCCTCTGGGTGTACTCAGGCAGGAGAGGAGTGCATTGCTGGGTTTGTGACGAAGCTGCCAGGAAGCTGTCAGTGGCAGCTCGTTCAGCTGTGGCCGAGTATCTCAGCTTAGTCAAG GGTGGTGAGGAGACGGTGAAGAAAGTTGTGCTATCAGACCCCATTCACCCCTTCATCAG CCAGTCTCTACATGTAGTGGAGCACTACTTCCCTCAGTACGCACTCGTTGAACAGGACCTGTTGGGCAGTAAAGCAAGTGTTGACAAAGTGCTCAGCCTCTTACCTGAAG ATGTCAGGAAGGAGCTATTAAACACTTACCAGACTGAGAAGAATCCAGTGAAGCGCTGGGAACACCTAAGATCTGCAGCGCACCAGAAACGG ACTACCAGTAAAAAGGGAGCTCAGTACTTTGATAAGGAGATCATGCTGCAGTACTGTTACCCACGCCTGGATGTTAATGTCAGCAAAGGGGTCAACCATTTACTGAAAAGTCCATTTAGTGTCCATCCTAAAACAg GTCGAATTTCTGTACCAATTGACTTGAAAAATCTGGACAAATTTGATCCTTTCGAGGTTCCCACAATCAG CCTTATCTGTGAAGAGCTGGACAAACCCTTAGCCAATGAAGAGGAGGacataaaggataaagaaaatgaaactgaACCTGGCGAACGGCGCAGAATCAGAG ATTACAAGCAGACTAGTCTGGCCAAGTATGTGAAGCTCTTTGATCATTTTCTGGATGCGATGGGTCGATCTAGAAAAGGAGAGATGCTAAAGAAAAGTG ATCTCCAGAAAGAATTTTAA